From the Labrus mixtus chromosome 17, fLabMix1.1, whole genome shotgun sequence genome, one window contains:
- the trim69 gene encoding E3 ubiquitin-protein ligase TRIM69: MSKTQKEVKKIQSAYLQNLEKLNQGIKPEKKSWKPKEGEFVVQTAMEKLRQPPIAGKVTKSSAHRISRDLTCSICLDLFKQPMSLPCDHTFCKGCIEGYWTGPRGSGQGGTGSCPQCRKVYPGQSYRPNRIVANIVESYCQGLEESGATACLPDVGVLERVPAPVPRCSRHREELKLYCEEDQELVCLVCGLSQEHRNHTMVCVQEAEQKYRASLNSSMDSLKVELNTALQYDREAEEEVKKLKEHTADLKQRIEAQFSDLHQFLYQEEKLLQVKLKTEERRELIRLDEHKALLCVEISRLQRAVHEIEDKLKEQDAFTLLRSIKVLLQRPSLKFEKPVFTPPSLCEGRFAGPLQYRVWKSMKGSLYPVPAAITFNSSTANPWLSLTSSLTCVRYQTFNHTVQDNPYRFNAALSLLGSQGFTHGRHYWEIEVYSSTVWTVGVARESVPRKGVIKALPANGFWTLSLSYGIQYMAGTSPPTVLSLEEPLARIGVYLDYKRGLVSFYNAECMTHLYTFRETFTETLYPYFNLGFLDKVHENEPLKVFLPKI; this comes from the exons ATGAGCAAGACTCAGAAAGAAGTGAAGAAAATCCAGTCAGCTTACCTGCAGAACTTGGAGAAATTAAACCAGGGCATAAAGCCAGAGAAGAAAAGTTGGAAGCCGAAGGAAGGAGAGTTTGTTGTGCAGACAGCGATGGAAAAGCTGCGGCAGCCTCCCATAGCTGGAAAAGTCACCAAAAGCTCAGCTCATAGAATAAGTAGAGATCTGACCTGCTCCATATGCCTGGATCTCTTCAAGCAGCCCATGTCTCTGCCCTGTGACCACACCTTCTGCAAGGGCTGCATCGAGGGGTACTGGACAGGTCCCAGGGGTTCCGGCCAGGGGGGCACGGGCTCCTGCCCTCAGTGCAGGAAGGTGTACCCTGGACAGAGCTACAGGCCAAACCGCATCGTGGCAAACATTGTGGAGAGCTACTGTCAGGGTTTGGAGGAAAGCGGGGCCACAGCCTGCCTCCCAGATGTTGGGGTGCTGGAGAGGGTCCCCGCTCCAGTCCCCCGctgcagcagacacagagaggagctgaAACTTTACTGTGAGGAGGACCAGGAGCTggtgtgtctggtgtgtggaCTCTCCCAGGAGCACAGGAATCACACCatggtgtgtgtgcaggaggctGAACAAAAGTACAGG GCCTCTCTGAACAGCTCCATGGATTCCCTAAAAGTTGAGCTCAACACAGCACTGCAGTATGACAGGGAAGCTGAGGAAGAAGTGAAAAAGTTGAAG GAGCACACGGCTGACCTGAAGCAGCGCATTGAGGCCCAGTTCAGTGACCTGCATCAGTTCCTGTACCAGGAGGagaagctgctgcaggtgaAGCTGAAGACGGAGGAGCGCAGGGAGCTGATCCGCCTGGACGAGCACAAGGCCCTGCTGTGTGTGGAGATCTCTCGTCTGCAGAGAGCTGTGCACGAGATTGAGGACAAGCTGAAGGAGCAGGACGCCTTCACTCTGCTACGG AGCATTAAAGTCCTGCTCCAGAG GCCTTCGCTGAAGTTTGAGAAACCTGTGTTTACACCTCCTAGTCTGTGTGAGGGTCGATTTGCAGGACCCCTGCAGTACAGAGTGTGGAAATCAATGAAAGGAAGCCTTTATCCAG TTCCAGCAGCCATCACTTTTAACTCCAGCACAGCCAACCCCTGGCTCAGCCTCACCTCCTCCCTGACCTGTGTCCGCTACCAGACCTTCAACCACACCGTGCAGGACAACCCGTACAGGTTTAACGCCGCCCTGTCCCTGCTCGGAAGCCAGGGCTTCACCCACGGGCGCCACTACTGGGAGATCGAAGTTTACAGCAGCACAGTCTGGACTGTCGGAGTAGCTCGGGAGTCAGTGCCAAGAAAGGGGGTCATCAAAGCTCTCCCAGCAAATGGCTTCTGGACTCTCTCCCTTTCTTACGGGATACAGTACATGGCCGGAACTTCACCCCCCACCGTGCTGTCCCTGGAGGAGCCACTGGCCCGGATCGGGGTGTACCTGGACTACAAGAGGGGCCTGGTGTCCTTCTACAACGCAGAGTGCATGACACACCTGTACACCTTCAGGGAGACCTTCACCGAGACCCTGTACCCCTACTTCAACCTGGGTTTTCTGGATAAAGTGCATGAGAACGAGCCTCTCAAGGTTTTCTtgccaaagatttaa